TAAGATATCAATAGAAAGAGAATTTTATGATAAATAAAACCCCTAAACATTTAAGATTGAACAACGAAAAAATTAACAGAAAATAATTAccaaattaatatgtaattgaagaaaattaacatatacatattaatgttatacaaattataggttctaaatcatatacaattggcaatctgataccacatgttagataaattaatataaacccaagatcaatttgtatataacatagaacacaatagtaatatataataattaggtatgtgtacctgattgatccatatcaattatctctgtttgatccacagcagttactccaatttgatagtgcaatactatcaactaagtcttcctccctagatctctaaatcagaagcaatttatttatctgattatcaaaaggtatacaattgtgatgagacaatatgtatttatagagttagggaggggacttagctacaaaaccctagttgggctgggcctgctcatcaaaggcttcagtcaactagaaaagcccacacttctgcttcacctagactttacacacagatgctaagcccattaacaattgatcaccaacaacatgggctaacacagcaaagaactatccaatcaacccaagttttaataaaaccaataaaacttaatgtaagcctaaataaaaagtctaacaggATGCGCTTTAGATGAGCCAATATATCATATTTTGCTCGTGTCATCTCATCTTCACCAATGCTTTTACATCTTCGATTGTCATTGGCGGATTCTTGGTTGGCCGAAGATGAAGGCTTTTGAAGGTCTCGTTTAGCTTTTTCAAGCTCTTTCGCTTCTTTTTCCTTCTTTGCAACAATTTTCCGCCGCATATCTTGCAAGGTAATTTCATCTACCTCTTTTTCACTTTTAGGTGAGGTAGATTCAGGATCTTCTTTTGTTAAAGTCATGCAGCAATCCGACACACTGTCATTACAACTAGCTGCCTTGTCCCGTAACTCTTTTGGTAAAAACTCCTCCAGAGTTACTAGATTTCGTCTTGGTTGTTCGAGTTCGTTTCTTTTGGAAACGACCTTTTGCTTGCCGATCCTTTTCTTACTCTTTTGATCCTTTATATCTGGTCTACTCCGAAATTTAACTCCGGAGTTTCCAGATGGCTTCCGAGATGGAATTTTTGCCGATTTTTTCCGAGGACATGTTTGCCATGTACTTTCTAAATCCTCTTCACTATCATACCAATCCTCCCAAATTTCTAGATTAGGCTCTGTCATGAGCTCATATAATGTAGGAATATTTGGGTTTCCTGGCCTTGGCATGTCTGAGTGGGCTTGGACTATTGTAACTTCCTTGTCGACTTCAAATGCCACAGAAATTATGTGCCTTTGTGTGGGATCATTTGGTATTTGGTCATTCTCAGTTAAGGAAGTTGTATTTGTTGTCGCTTTCCCGAGAGAAGagtcaatctcaatctcttttctcttgatCATGCCGTCGATAATGTTTTTAAGGATGTAGCAATCCGACAATGGGTGACTCACAATTTGGTGGTACCGACAATAATTTGGATCATTTGTCATACCAACCTCGTTCGGTCATTTCGGCTCGGGGAGTCGTATTGCCTTAGCTTTTAACAACTCATCGAAAATTTGGTCGACATCATCATCGTCGAATGAATACTTAACTTCTTTCCTTTCTTTGAGAGTTAATTTCTTTTGTGGCTCCCGTGCCTTCCCTTTATCTTTGTTGTCGGTATTGATAAAAGTTTCCATTGATTCTCCCTTCTTGAATGGCTTTTTATTTTCGAATCTCGGTGAGGGTTTGCCACCCCTTTGCTGAGAAATTTGTATCTCAATGTTGCAGGCCTTCGAGATGAGCTCATTAAAAGTTTTGGGTTCTGTTGTGCCCACAAAAGTTGCCACCTTAGGGTTGAGGTTTTTGGCGCACATTGAAACCGCCGCTTGTTCCGATATCCTTTCTGGACATTGGAGATTGAGGTTTCTCCACCTGGTTATGAACTCATTAGCGCTTTCACTAATTCGTTGCTTTGTTTCCACCAGGTCATGGAGACTTATGGTCTTCTTTGAGCTCACAAATTGTGCCGGGAAAGCTTTTTGCATGTCATCCCAAGTAGTTATCGATCCTGGGGGTAACTGAGTATACCAGGTGAATGCTGCCTCTTTTAGAGATTGCACAAATTGCCGGATCAATAGTGCATCTGATTGGGCAGATTCACCACATGCAGAGGTGAAATAGGCCAAATGCTCATGGGGAGAACCATTAATTCCATCAAACTTTTCAAACTTTTGTCTGATGTAGTTTGGTGGAAATGGAATTTGATCATAGTAAGCCAGGTATGGCTTATGATATCCAAGAATAGGCATTGTTGCAGCCTGATATTCCCGAATACCCTCCATGATAAGAGCCTTCAGGTCCTGCTGAGGTTGGACACCAGCTAGTGGTGGTTGCACACCTTGTGGTGGCGGTTGTGTGTTGCCTACAGGCGGCACTGAGGACGAGGATTGTTGCCCAATCTCACTCTCCTTTTGTCTCATATTAACTTGATGAGATAATTTTGTTGAGAATCGGGCTACTTCTTCATCCTTCTCAGCCAATAATCTTTGCAGTTCCTGAATCTTCTCTTCATTACTGATTGTCCCAGTTACTAACACTGGCATATTTTTATCATTGTCAATGGTTAGTGCTTCGAACTGAGTAATGAGATCAGCAGACACCCCCTCACTGTGTTCAATAAAGGGAGTGTCTTCTAAAGAGTGTTCAGATGTACAACACCCCTCTTCCTGAACTTTTTGAAAAGAGGGATTCACTGATTCCTGAATAGGAGTTGTACGCATGGCACGAGCTCTCGATCGAGTTACAGGACCCGTGTAGGAGGTAGGCTTAACAGTTGAAGTGACCCTTGTTGGTCGGTATCCCTGGTGAAACATCCAGTCACCATGTTCTCTTCGGAATGAGTTAGGGCTTGCTTCGGGAACCCTTACACTATCGGTTCTATCCTTCTTTGGGAAGGAGAAAGGCGTCCTACACCCCTCATCTTATAAAGGGTGTTCATTGATCTTAGCAGATGCCCCCTGTTGACCTTGGCGGTTGACAGAGATTACGATCGGAGGCCTAATCGGGGTGCCTCCTACTAATTCCCTCGTTTCAAGAGGGTTTGGTGAAGGTGAAGTGTTTGTTCCCCTCCTCCCTTTTGTTGCCTTCCTACCTCTCCAAGGTTGAGAAGTCGATGTTGCCTCAGTTTCCTCCGCAGAGATAACCATCACTGAGGCGACAGTGGGTAAGAAAATAGGAATGGAACCAATCATGATAAGCTCATGGCCCCGTTCCTTTTGGATCATTACGGGGGAGCCAATCTTCGTTGGTCTCCCTTCTGTCTTGGCAACCTTTGCCGCAGACCTTTTCATTGCCCGGGCTTGCCTCTTTTTAAAGCCTTTTGCTGCCTTGCCTCTTAAGGCCTGTGCAGTCTTAAGAATACTCTTCACGCCTTTCCCTCTTCCAGCCTTTCTAGCTGGCATAGGTGTCTTCACATTCTTCATTGGTTCGGGCACCCTGCATGAAATGGGTGCTCGATCAATAGAAAATACTGCCAAGAAGCAGTTCTTTTCCCCTCCTTGGGCAGATGAGGTTGTTGGTAACTTGTGGAAGTAAACTATGACTTGTGGTGCCATTTTTTCCTGAAAACGGTAAACATGATTAGCACCATAAAGTTAAAGTTAAATAATAGTCATCATAGTTGGAGATGAAAAGGAGAATGGGTCCCACCGGGCGTGCcaaaaattatgttaagcaaaaatttcacatttagaatattaaaaataaatgcaaaacaCAATTTCGCCTATGCTGAATTATAGCAtaagagtttattaatttaagttcgacccatccaagattataaaaataatcttttaattacaatccttttatttaaaggaaataccctttgattccaattacgatgatattaaataattaaaataatttgagaAAATTTTGGGGTAAATTTGGAATTGCAGCTGAACTCAGTCCATTTAATTAACCGAGCTGCCTACATACCTTCTTTGTGAAGGATCAAGCCACCTGTAGTTCAGAATACGATATTTTGGAATTTAGATATAAGGATTCCGGTAGATGACCACTTTcacgaatcctttgctatttaaaaaatttaggaaAATTCCTAGGTGTATGACCTTTTATGGAATTTTGAGAGTTGTGTGTTTTATACCATTTTTGCGGTATCGACGACTGCACTTAGTCTTAGCAACTAAGTTGCCTACGTATCTTTTTATAGGAATCAAGTCAAACGTAGttccaaattttaattaattttatgaggtgaatgacctcctttttttttttttttttggaatgccATTTGCTTTGCTATGGCTTTGAATTTTAgtgcactttttaatttttaggtaaAATTACCACTTTTGAGATTTTCGTGAGGTTAAGACCTCTTTGAAATTTggtgaggtgaatgacctctttAATACCCCAAGATTAATTTTAGTGAGCTCATTTGGAATTTTGTGCCATTTTATATGGCTTTCGAAATTTACCACTTTTTGGTGATAAATTTGAGTATggagatttttttattatcttgtataaactttagaattttaccatttttttttgtgaTGAAATTCAGTTTTgcaatctttttattatttttagaaataaaaagataatttgactgatatttaattatttattccaaaatttggggaataataatttattttttattaaatactatctcaaatttaaattattcaattaaaaaatagtatctaagatatttatttataattcaattcttattttaaattaaattatataacctgaaatgtattatatataccatttatctttatatatCATACGACATAATTTATGTacacatatattattatgtttttttttaaatttgtacgCCCCTGCCAGCGGATATACATAAGAGTAagttattatatttttgttgacatATACATAagaatgcatatatatatatatatatatatatactttttttactGACTATAGGTATATAtaaaacttttctttttttttttttgtttcactGACTATGCACATGGGCTCTATATCCTTTTTTTTATCAGTcataattatttatacatatatgtatatagttatattatagtatacatatatatatatactttatctAGTATACGCCCCCGTTTTAAAGATAGTGAGAaagaatatatatgtatgtatgaggTGTTGCTACAATTGCACCTTGAGCCCAAAGTAAtttgctatatatataaatcgtACTCTAGAGTCTTGCgccaatagtatatatatatatgcataaacATATCCGACTCAATttcatctctttttttttttgtcttttgtcaAGAATTATAAATTGAAGCCCACAACTCAATTGCTTTTGAACCTACGACTCAGGAGGCTTAATTTAATTGCAAAGAAAACAAATCTAGAGCACCAGTGCAGTATAAACAAGGTCAATTTACTTTTTCTCTTttgctttttttaattaaaatatactttTACCATCATAAATTTGACAATAACTTTATGGATAAGTACATTAttggatgagagcatccaaattttggtggaatgagggcattccatggatgagggCATCCATAAATTTaatggaatgagggcattccataaatttaaatttagtggAATAAGAGTATTCCATGGATGAGAGCATCCAATGTTTTTGGTGGAATGAGAGCATTCTATGGATGAGGGCATCCTTTTTCATTtaggaatgagggcattccataaaTGAGTAGAGaaaagaacaaatacaaagtaaaagagaaagagggagagagagagagagagaaaggaatGCATGCATTTCATGAATTCTTACCCTTGAAGACCTTGAGTACTTGGAAGAACAACAATGGCAGTGaccttttttctttctctctgttTTCTTTCTGTAGTTTTTTCTTTGCAAAATGCGATACTCTCCTCCCTttctcagattttttttttcaaagtatcGATCCCTTTTTCTGTTCTCAACTTCTCCTATTTGTAGACTCTTTTTttccaataaaattattattttttttttatcatgtaACGTAAAGGATGAGTGAAAATAGTGGAGTGGGGAGTTGAGATcctattttctctctatttgactgatatttatttatttttttattattattattttaaaaccaataatgaaataataataaatttatttatgcctctttttttttatcgttcaacaaacacataaaaggtatgagaaaccttacagtggctgcagcagaattaaatggctccttccgttcagatctctaacccttgtatcctttctgtagcagagtatcaccaagatctgagcccgattctccttctcttgaatttggattcttcacagccttacacactatgattgagtaccacttgatgtgtgtaggCAGTTACTCTAATCACTCTAGGGTTCGGTTTTGAAGAGATAAAGAGAGacagagacagagagagagagagagagagagagagagagagagagagagagggtttcgaaaaTTGGTATATAGTGAAGGTGGCTCAAATTTGACTGAAGGAAAGTGTTTGCATCATCTTTTCTTTGAGGCCATCACTATGTATTTATAGGAatccacctagggttaggttagatttatttggcattaaagtaatgaaaaaaattaaatggtaaattgcCCATTAAGTGGACGACCatggatattgggccccactttacaattttgccattttttaaattattcatcttattttctcaaaaatgtcatttttccaatttaaccacttaaataccaaatctaattatttaataattaaaattaattattaaataaaattttcatttaatatatttattaattagacttaataaagcatcttaattaacaaatagaccctagaatctcttttcttcacaattatgctctagcttagtgaaaattcataaactagacatagtctaattttagaattataattgattaattaaaaccaattaactgagtcttacaaacagtattgtctcaactagtatccgagcttccaataagcatatctagaatttaccaagtaaatccactaacttattaattccttattgcatccaccatagaacttggaattgcactctcagttatatagaacgctctatatgttccacgatatagatacgctatcaattatccattgttataatcccaaaaatcaatgatcctctatagatgatttacattgcatatggattaatttaccgttacacctttcatgtattttatccttaaaacacttagccacctataaatgatatttcagtgaactaacataatcactgaaatgagtactcaaccatttatctctgtttagccaagctcgaaggaaatcatcatttcacttctatgtctagatgaaagctatagattccatatctatgattagcgctcccactcaattgtactaccatgttcccaaaatgtacgtatcactttgaccaaaaagtaggcttaactaacaaatcaaagaacatgaataacgctcttaagatcgaacctaaccatgtcaggattatgatcatttgatctaggatcaactaggtgatattgaattgaatagatattacggtaaatttatcatatctaatccaatttcaatatcgctcccttccaattcatactccatgcatccaacccaagctttactttaaccaatgccctgaaaaagacatagcacttatccaaggtgcaagtaaactatgttgtaaaTTGTCATattagttaaaccctgtgtactgataaatctaggaatacatttaatcacataatcttgattacttttcactgtgctgacaacacaataaacaagaatatcaatgtgataaggatttggatgaatttataaatcaaataaacatataaataataacatgaaccaaatgacacactaaataagtgatgaaaatacttccgtctctttattgataattgaatgataaagattacattgaaatagagttttatttagggcacaaagcccaacaaactcccacttgcactaatataaaataatcagtacatttcaattaatcctaaattcagtcggtgcttttcaaaggcagTTCCTGCtaaaactttggtgaatggatcagctaggttgtcctcagtgtccactttctccaccagtacatcccctcttgccacatattctctgatgatgtgatatttcctttctatgtgcttgcttctcttgtggcttcaaggctccttactgttggctatggctctagtgttatcacaaagcaaaaccagtgaatttccattccaggaacaacaccaagtcttgtgaagaactttctaagccagacaagttccTTAGTAGCCTCCACTACAGCTATGTATtcggcctccatggtagagtctgaaattgcggtttgtttagcacttctccaaactactgcgccacccccaagagtaaacgcCATCTCAGATGTAGATTttctgtcatcaagacatgcttgaaaatctgaatcggtatagcctacgggattcaaagcaccacccttgtagactaacacgaactgccttgtacttttcaagtacttcagaatatgcttaacagcattccaatgttcatgtcttgaatttgtctgatacctgctcacaattcctactgcataatagatgtcaggtctagtgcataacattgcatacattagacttccaactgctgaagcataaggaacccttctcatgtcctctatctctcgaggatcagtgggacactgttcTTTAGATAGACGGACACCAAATCTAGAGGGCATTTGTGCCCCTTTGGTGTTTGTCATTGATaatctctctaaaaccttatctatgtaagttgtttaagagagagcaagggatttgttctatcggtttctgataatctgaataccgagaacatatgcagcttcacccaaatccttCTCTCACCGAGGACCACCCATGACTACCACGCAAACCGACCGAACCCACCACCACacattctctctcttcctcccatctctctttctctcaaaAGCATTTTATCTCTCGAACCCATTTGAGCACGAAGACTACTCGACCGAACCCACCACCACGCAATGTCGGCCAAGGTAAGATTTCGTCcctttggtattttttttttattattgatttagGGTTAAAACGTTGTTTATTAATAGATTTAGGGTCTCTGATTTGTGAgttttgaattagatttaaagTTAGATTTACTATCTGTGATGTAAAAGATGGATCTACAAAGAAGACAAAGGTCTAATATAAGGCTCGATGTTGGGCCCGATAGTCAGTCCGATTGTCTATCCATTTGAGTTAGGCCCGATGGGACTGATGGTCCGATATAGGGCCAGATGTTGGGCCAAATGGTAGGCCTGATGTATTTtctccattttattttttaggtgAGGGCCTGATAGGCACGATAAAGGGCTTGATAGGGCCTGATAGATGGCCCGATGGTCttgttgaattttaaattttttgttatgACCCGATATGGGGCCCGATATAGGGCCTGATTGtcctttaaattttatttttttattagggcCCGATGTAGGTCCGATGGTAATTATCCTTCATAATTTTTGATCAGGGTCTGATAGGCCCGACATACGACCTGATAGTGGGCCAAATGTCCATattgaatatttatttttttgctatGGCCCAATAGGTCCGATACATGGACCGATTATAGTCCGATGCTTATGCACAAATTTCTTGACAgctattttttttgtgtttttttgcaGTCTCACACTGAAGCCTCTAACTTCTACCACTTTGTAGTAGCTTGGAGAGTTTAATttacaactaaaaaaaaaattagtttgaatTGTTAGAGAGGAGGAGAGAAAATGAAgttgagagaaagagagtgaaGAGAGAAGAGTGGGACGGGTTAGGGATGTGTGTATAAGGGGCATTTTGGGTACTAAAACATTTTTATACCCATTTTTTCAATAGTGATAAGTATTAGTTCAGGGAATTAATTTAGGACTAATGTAagcataattaatcaaatttcccaaccaaaattatatattagataGACCAAGAAAACTCACAACTTGTTAAGAACCGTGAACAGAATTATAAAGGCGTGCAAAGAGTTACATGGTTTCACCTATATTTTACAATCCAAGAGGTCTCTTATTATAACATGTAGTCTAGGACTTTGGCGCATTACTGAGGTGTTTCCAAGTCTGGTCTTCGGTCTAGTACTTCTCTTTCTGAATCATTTGGAAATGCATCTGGATAGGTAGCCAAGATCCTCGACTTCATGCTCCTGATAAGAAAGAGTTGAGGTATATGTATAATCCAAATTACCAGGAGATCAACTAAATCTAGTGTGGCATACTACATGGTGATGAAATCATCTTGACTGAcactaaaaatattttacaaaagaaCATTTACAGCAGCATCTCCATCCAAACTAAATTAGGATTGATATGCAATGAGGTGAAATTATACACAGAAAGTCTAAACCTGCTGGCACCCTAACTTTGTATAAATGGTGGCAAATCAAATCACCTTAAAATATTGTTTTAAGAAAATGCTCAAGTTGACCAGCCTCCTTAAATATCAGGTAAGTACCTTTCACATAAATACAAACGGTTCAACCTAAAAGCCCCAATGTACAAAGCTATGAAAACTGGTGATATATTGCTCGAGCTTAGATGCACATACCCTATGgttaattttcaaatatacatataattaactTAAAACAACTGGTCCCAACAATAGAAAAATAACCACAACTATAATTTGTCAGACCATAATCATGAGATCAAAAGAAGCAATCATGATCTACATCAGGGTCTCACCATTTGGAAATGGGAACTTGcattcaaatttttatttttttcttgtgattttgaattttatgaaaCCAATGGTATTCAAATCAACCCTTCTAAGCATAACACTAGAAAAGCACATCAAAACATTACAAGTTGACAGTTAAGAAATAGTGCTCTGTAACCTGGCCAAACCCCTTGCACTTATCACAAAAATAGAATTGCTTGAAGAATGCACAATTTAGTAACACAATGCCAAAGTTGTAAGAAGTGTAATTAAACAATTATAAGAATACACAGTATTCGAATCAACCCTTCTAAACATACTAGAAAAGCACATCAAAACATTACAAGTTGATACTTAAGAAATAGTGCTCTGTAACCTGGCCAAACCCCTTGCACTTATCACAAAAAAGGAATTGCTTGAAGAATACGCAATTTAGTAACGCAATGCCAAAGTTGTAAGAAGTGAAGTCAAACAAGTATAAGAATAAGTAGTACAAATGGAGAATGCTCTATCAAAACATACCTTAGCTTCAGAAAAACATAGTCAAGATCTGTTTTCATAGACTTCAATACTCGTGTATTTCTAGAAAAATCTCCAGAAACCTCCGCAAAGCAGTTTTCTGAGTACTCGTTAAAATGTGACAGAACAGCATTGCTGTCTTGTAACCTTCCCAATCTGAAATCAAGAAAAGAAATTGTAGCAAGGAAACTTTTCTATAGCCAAATGTAATTCATTTCAGTTGCTGAAGAGGAAAAACTCTAAACTAACAAATCAAGGATATCCCTTCAGATAGTAAAAAAAAACCATGGTTACTTAACCTGACTCCCTAATTGTTGATTAGGGCCTCCAACAATTTACTTATCAAAAGAATTCCAGTCAAAAGTCTCCACATGTAAAACCCAAACTCAAGAATTGAAGTTATATGAATTTTCATTAATACATATCACATAATGCGCCCATTAACCTCATTCAAAAAGAGAATCATCTTGTTCTTCAACACATATAACATCatatcatttcatttcattgtaaaaaaattatttctaatCATATACCGAACACCATTTGAATATCTGAtcgaggtaaaaaaaaaaacattacccAGAGGGATCAGGTACAAGAGGAATGGCATGCCTCAACCAAGATCATCACATAGAAATGTATATAGGACATGTTATGTTATTAAATCCATGTTCTCTTAATTGTTTCCATTCGCTTCTTCATACTTCATGACATTCATTGGAAAAGGGGGATCTtcctaattaattattcattttgATTCATTAAATTTATGCTGGTATTCAAGGGAATCCCCAAAACCCAAAAGCtattttgaaagaaaagataTAATTTCGATTTTAATCTAACcaaagaaaaattcaatattaaGTTTCGCTTCCTCAAATTGAGACATTTATGGGTGTCTTGATCATCACTCTATCCTCCAAAGCAAGAATTTTTAttgtgaaaaagaaaagtaatgaaattaatagAGGGACACTAATTCTTACATGAGATTCTGCATTTGCTTGAGGGAATCCAAATGTTGAGAGTCGATTAGGGTTTTAAACTCGCGAGATACTTCTACGGATGCTTCCTTTATTGCTTCTTTCTCCATTTCTTTTTGCGTCATCAGTTCAGTTGGACACACCAATCTTACTTCGAAGAATTGCAATAATAAAACTGAGTTCGTTTGAGTGTGGACACATAAATGACGGGGACCGATAGGtgaggaatatttttttttttttatcaattaataaaaaatatgagtGAGTTGTCCATTACACATTTATTAATACTAGCAAAAAGCTACGTGCGAGccactaaattttatgctaagttttttctatgttatttgaaagtaatACGattgaaaattaaagaaaaaattttattagttattaggagagattattattatgtgtatctaaatattatagtttataatgttgtcaattaaaggtgaataccgaatgcaatatattagtgtttaaaaaagcttaatgatttaaatatgttcttaatgaTTTAGTATACACGCTGATCTAGCCCAACATCTTctcttacttgaattatttgtgTTTTCAAATTTGGCAAATCTCCAAGTGAAcgaaaaaaatatagaatacgGATTGATTCGAAGGATATTCATAAGTTGAGTTGTAACAGATGGATCCAGTCTGCATTTTGAATCATTAAGTCGGTTCTCCAATTCATTCTCGGTGTCGTAAAAATATAGTTGCAGATTAGAGGGACGTCCATCAGATGGTAGTAAATTATTGATTGTGTGATAGATTTGCCCTTGGCTTCGGAAAGTATATATTCCTTTATTCTTTCGACACATCGATTTGTCGTAAGTAACTCCCAATGATGTAAAAGCAAATTTATTGTTATAAGTTCGAATGTATGTTCGAAAGTGTGTAGATTCTTCGCTACTGGAAGTAAACAATTCATAAAGTTCATTCGGCACATCGTTTGTTACGAGATAAATTTTTCCATCGGTACAACAAAAGCCTGTTGTTTCATAAATTAAACGCTTTGCTTTGCAATGTTTGCATCGAGGGACGGATGGTAGAGAAAATGCTTCAGATGgcacctcttttagcaattgaCGAAATCGAGTTGAGGAATGAAGATGGAGGCctttttattgta
This Cannabis sativa cultivar Pink pepper isolate KNU-18-1 chromosome 6, ASM2916894v1, whole genome shotgun sequence DNA region includes the following protein-coding sequences:
- the LOC115695951 gene encoding kxDL motif-containing protein LO9-177, producing MTQKEMEKEAIKEASVEVSREFKTLIDSQHLDSLKQMQNLILGRLQDSNAVLSHFNEYSENCFAEVSGDFSRNTRVLKSMKTDLDYVFLKLRSMKSRILATYPDAFPNDSEREVLDRRPDLETPQ